In Gammaproteobacteria bacterium, a single window of DNA contains:
- a CDS encoding NAD(P)H-dependent glycerol-3-phosphate dehydrogenase — MKLSVAILGAGSWGTTFAVLASRNARVSLWSRDPRIAAQINSGRANERYLPGIKLPPRLRADASLETVVAQADVIVMAVPSHGFRTVLGQLNHHLRPWVPVISLSKGLEQQTHLRMSQLVQELLPGHPVGVLSGPNLAGEILAGRAAASVLAMNDPAIVRQLQPLFSSGLFRVYTNTDIVGCELGGVLKNVIAIACGMGDGMGAGDNTRAAMITRGLAEITRLGVALGGSAETFAGLAGLGDLVATCTSPLSRNRHVGEQLGRGRSIGEILDEMSMVAEGVRSTPVALALAEAHGVAVPMIREVDRVLAGGSARQAFRALLKISAGAEADPG, encoded by the coding sequence ATGAAACTTTCGGTTGCCATTCTCGGTGCCGGCTCCTGGGGCACGACCTTCGCGGTACTGGCGAGCCGCAATGCCCGGGTATCGCTGTGGTCGCGCGATCCGCGGATCGCCGCGCAGATCAATTCCGGGCGGGCCAACGAGCGCTATCTGCCGGGCATAAAGCTCCCGCCACGACTGCGCGCGGACGCCTCCCTCGAAACGGTGGTCGCGCAGGCCGACGTGATCGTGATGGCAGTGCCTTCCCACGGCTTTCGTACGGTTCTCGGACAACTGAATCACCACCTGCGTCCATGGGTACCGGTGATCAGCCTGAGCAAGGGCCTGGAGCAGCAGACTCACCTGCGCATGAGCCAGCTCGTCCAGGAGCTTCTGCCGGGACATCCGGTGGGTGTGCTGAGCGGACCCAACCTCGCGGGCGAGATCCTGGCCGGACGTGCCGCAGCGAGCGTGCTCGCGATGAACGACCCGGCGATCGTGCGTCAGCTCCAGCCGCTGTTCAGTTCCGGGCTGTTCCGGGTCTATACCAATACCGACATCGTCGGCTGCGAACTCGGTGGAGTACTCAAGAACGTGATCGCGATTGCCTGCGGCATGGGCGACGGGATGGGTGCCGGTGACAACACGCGCGCGGCGATGATCACCCGCGGCCTGGCCGAGATTACCCGCCTCGGGGTAGCACTTGGCGGCTCCGCGGAGACCTTTGCGGGGCTTGCCGGTCTCGGCGATCTGGTCGCCACCTGCACCAGTCCGCTCAGCCGCAACCGGCATGTGGGAGAGCAACTCGGACGCGGGCGCAGCATCGGGGAGATCCTCGACGAAATGTCGATGGTGGCCGAGGGCGTACGCAGCACGCCGGTGGCACTCGCACTCGCCGAGGCGCATGGCGTCGCGGTACCGATGATCCGGGAGGTGGACCGCGTACTTGCCGGTGGCAGCGCGCGCCAGGCGTTCCGCGCGCTGCTGAAAATCAGCGCCGGAGCGGAAGCCGACCCGGGCTAG
- the gap gene encoding type I glyceraldehyde-3-phosphate dehydrogenase produces the protein MKVAINGFGRIGRSVFRILDQRADIDVVAINDLFDDDGLLYLLRYDTVMGPFPGPLALEDGCLVTANGRTRMLCEKDPTALPWKALGVEVVIEATGKFRRREQIAQHIVAGATRVVLTVPAKDEIDYTVVPGVNDAGLDPGHRIISAASCTTNCLAPVAKVLSDHFGIVEGVINTVHAYTNDQRLADVPHSDLRRSRAAAENIIPTSTGAAKAVGQVLPALKGKLDGIASRVPVPNGSVVDLFVELARTVTRAEVHAAIAAAAETPALKGILQYTEQPVVSSDIIGNPHSSIFDAGFTQVQGGRFLKCLSWYDNEWGYSNRVCDLLRIMGQWG, from the coding sequence ATGAAAGTCGCGATCAATGGTTTCGGCCGTATCGGCCGTTCGGTTTTCCGCATTCTGGATCAGCGCGCCGATATCGACGTCGTCGCGATCAACGACCTGTTCGATGATGACGGCTTGTTGTACCTGTTGCGCTACGACACGGTGATGGGTCCGTTTCCCGGGCCGCTGGCGCTGGAAGACGGCTGTCTCGTGACTGCCAACGGCCGCACCCGGATGCTGTGCGAGAAGGACCCGACCGCGCTGCCGTGGAAGGCGCTCGGTGTGGAGGTGGTGATCGAGGCGACTGGCAAGTTCAGGCGTCGTGAACAGATTGCTCAGCACATCGTGGCGGGCGCCACGCGGGTCGTGCTCACGGTGCCGGCCAAGGATGAGATCGATTACACCGTGGTACCCGGCGTGAACGACGCCGGTCTCGATCCCGGGCACCGCATCATTTCCGCAGCCAGCTGCACCACCAACTGCCTGGCACCGGTGGCCAAGGTGCTGAGCGATCATTTCGGTATCGTCGAGGGCGTGATCAACACCGTGCATGCCTACACCAATGACCAGCGGCTGGCAGATGTGCCACACAGCGATTTGCGGCGCAGCCGCGCCGCGGCCGAGAACATCATTCCCACCTCGACCGGCGCGGCCAAGGCAGTAGGCCAGGTGCTGCCGGCACTGAAGGGCAAGCTCGATGGTATTGCCTCGCGGGTGCCGGTTCCCAATGGCTCGGTGGTCGATCTGTTTGTCGAACTCGCGCGGACAGTGACGCGTGCCGAGGTTCACGCCGCGATCGCGGCAGCCGCCGAAACACCCGCACTGAAGGGGATCCTGCAATACACGGAGCAGCCGGTGGTTTCTTCGGACATCATCGGTAACCCGCACTCGTCGATATTCGATGCCGGCTTCACCCAGGTGCAGGGCGGTCGCTTCCTGAAGTGCCTGAGCTGGTACGACAACGAGTGGGGCTATTCGAACCGCGTCTGCGATCTGCTGCGCATCATGGGGCAGTGGGGTTGA
- a CDS encoding CTP synthase, with the protein MTRLIFVTGGVVSSLGKGLASASLAAILEARGLRVTLLKLDPYINVDPGTMSPFQHGEVFVTEDGTETDLDLGHYERFVRTRMTCRNNFTTGKVYEEVLRRERRGDYLGGTVQVIPHITDEIKRRILAGAEGFDIALVEIGGTVGDIESQPFLEASRQLRGELGAGHTLFIHLTLVPYIRSAGETKTKPTQHSVKEMRSMGLQPDILLCRSEVHIDVSSRRKIALFTDVQERAVISVPDVDMIYRLPLLLHEEHLDDIVVEKFGIECPRADLSEWQSVVDRKRNATRRATVAMVGKYMELLDAYKSLNEALLHAGIHTGTKLDMRYIDSEQISREGTALLEGVDAILVPGGFGERGVEGKIATVRYAREQRIPYLGICLGLQVAVIEFARNIAGLTAANSTEFNPATPHPVVALITEWQNVDGSTERRSESSDLGGTMRLGAQLCHLEEGTATRAMYGKAQIMERHRHRYEVNGNYLARLQEKGLQVSGWSTDRSLVEVIELPDHPWFVACQFHPEFTSTPRDGHPLFSGFVEAAARCAEENGRGS; encoded by the coding sequence ATGACGCGCTTGATCTTCGTCACGGGTGGTGTGGTTTCCTCGTTGGGCAAGGGCCTTGCCTCGGCCTCGCTGGCGGCGATTCTCGAAGCGCGCGGTTTGCGCGTGACGCTGCTCAAGCTCGACCCCTACATCAATGTCGACCCCGGCACCATGAGCCCGTTCCAGCACGGGGAGGTGTTCGTGACCGAGGACGGCACCGAAACCGACCTCGATCTCGGGCATTACGAGCGTTTCGTGCGCACCCGCATGACGTGTCGCAACAACTTCACCACCGGCAAGGTCTACGAGGAGGTGCTGCGGCGCGAGCGTCGTGGCGATTATCTCGGTGGCACGGTACAGGTAATCCCGCACATCACCGACGAGATCAAGCGGCGTATCCTGGCCGGTGCCGAGGGTTTCGATATCGCGCTGGTCGAAATCGGGGGTACGGTGGGCGATATCGAATCGCAACCGTTCCTGGAGGCGAGCAGGCAGTTGCGCGGCGAGCTCGGTGCGGGCCACACCCTGTTCATCCATCTCACGCTGGTGCCCTATATCCGCTCCGCGGGTGAGACCAAGACCAAGCCGACCCAGCACTCGGTCAAGGAAATGCGCTCGATGGGCCTGCAGCCGGACATCCTGCTGTGCCGCTCGGAGGTGCATATCGACGTCTCCTCGCGGCGCAAGATCGCGCTGTTCACCGATGTGCAGGAGCGCGCGGTGATATCGGTGCCCGACGTCGACATGATCTACCGCCTGCCGTTGTTGCTGCACGAGGAACACCTGGACGATATCGTGGTCGAGAAATTCGGAATCGAGTGCCCGCGCGCCGATCTTTCCGAATGGCAGAGCGTGGTCGATCGCAAGCGCAATGCCACGCGCCGCGCCACGGTGGCGATGGTGGGCAAGTACATGGAGTTGCTCGATGCCTACAAGTCGCTGAACGAGGCGCTGCTGCACGCCGGCATCCATACCGGAACGAAGCTCGATATGCGTTATATCGATTCCGAGCAGATCTCGCGTGAAGGCACCGCGCTGCTCGAGGGCGTGGACGCGATCCTGGTGCCCGGCGGTTTTGGCGAGCGCGGCGTGGAAGGCAAGATTGCAACCGTTCGCTATGCCCGCGAGCAGCGTATTCCGTACCTCGGCATCTGCCTCGGGCTGCAGGTGGCGGTGATCGAATTCGCACGCAACATCGCCGGGCTCACCGCGGCCAACAGCACCGAGTTCAATCCCGCGACGCCGCATCCGGTGGTGGCGCTGATCACCGAATGGCAGAATGTGGATGGCAGCACCGAGCGGCGCAGCGAGAGTTCCGATCTCGGCGGGACCATGCGTCTCGGCGCGCAACTCTGCCATCTCGAGGAGGGCACCGCGACGCGTGCGATGTACGGCAAGGCGCAAATCATGGAGCGTCACCGGCATCGTTACGAGGTGAATGGCAATTACCTGGCGCGCCTGCAGGAGAAGGGCCTGCAGGTATCGGGCTGGTCCACCGACCGCTCGCTTGTCGAGGTGATCGAGCTGCCGGATCATCCGTGGTTCGTGGCCTGCCAGTTTCATCCCGAATTCACCTCCACGCCGCGAGATGGACATCCGCTGTTCAGCGGCTTTGTCGAGGCC